Proteins encoded within one genomic window of Flavobacterium gilvum:
- a CDS encoding NPCBM/NEW2 domain-containing protein produces the protein MNLHKLKKTFFPALFFSLIGFNGISQKTKDFHSWAATPPMGWNSWDCFGPTVTEAEVKANADYMAQYLKPYGWDYIVVDIRWYVGNDKAHGYNEKDPDYVIDQYGRFMPAVNRFPSAAGGKGFKPLADYLHSKGLKFGIHIMRGIPVIAVKQNIPIKGTNLTARDIYSDKDQCSWLHDMYTIVPGKPGAQEYYNSLFEMYASWGLDFVKIDDLSSPIYFEGEIDMIRKAINRTGRKIVLSTSPGETPIAHADHVQKNANMWRTVGDFWDSWGQLKDHFEVFERWNKWRAYGAYPDGDMLPLGHIGIRAERGDPRMTAFTKEEQYTLMTLWSIFKSPLMFGGNLPDNDPFTLSLLTNKNVLKVLNESTNNKPLFTDKNKAAWIADEPKTGAKYLAVFNTADQKLITEEKAIWNSGLIAKNSSTKSVTLEIDIRGAKKLYLVVTDGGDKTDWDHADWIEPTLYNEKGATKLTDLKWVKATSGWQKVKINQSISGNTLTVNGIKYDNGIGVHANSIIEYDLPEGYTRFKTTVGLDEACIGQNTGATVKFLVFTENPSGPLPPANEKIAVDLKSIGFPDKCVITDLWSGKEVGEFSGEFAPVINRHGAGLYKIVKVSK, from the coding sequence ATGAATTTACATAAATTAAAAAAAACGTTTTTCCCCGCGTTATTTTTTTCGCTCATTGGGTTCAATGGTATTTCCCAAAAAACAAAAGATTTTCATAGTTGGGCAGCCACGCCACCTATGGGTTGGAACAGCTGGGACTGTTTTGGTCCTACTGTGACAGAGGCTGAGGTTAAGGCCAACGCCGATTATATGGCACAATATCTAAAACCCTATGGTTGGGATTATATAGTTGTCGATATCAGATGGTACGTTGGAAATGACAAAGCACACGGATACAACGAAAAAGATCCTGATTATGTAATTGATCAATATGGAAGATTTATGCCAGCTGTAAATCGTTTTCCATCGGCAGCGGGCGGGAAAGGATTTAAGCCATTGGCAGATTATCTTCATAGCAAAGGATTGAAATTTGGGATTCACATTATGCGAGGCATACCTGTAATTGCGGTAAAACAAAACATCCCGATAAAAGGAACTAACCTAACCGCCAGAGATATTTATTCAGATAAAGACCAATGCAGTTGGTTACACGATATGTACACAATCGTTCCCGGAAAACCGGGTGCTCAGGAATATTATAATTCTCTTTTTGAAATGTATGCTTCCTGGGGACTCGATTTTGTTAAAATCGATGATCTTTCGTCACCAATTTATTTTGAAGGCGAAATCGATATGATTCGTAAAGCGATTAATCGCACGGGGCGAAAAATTGTCTTGAGCACCTCGCCTGGAGAAACCCCGATTGCTCACGCAGATCACGTTCAAAAAAATGCAAATATGTGGCGTACTGTAGGTGATTTTTGGGACAGTTGGGGACAATTAAAAGACCATTTTGAAGTATTCGAGCGTTGGAACAAATGGAGAGCCTATGGCGCTTATCCAGATGGCGATATGCTGCCTCTAGGCCATATCGGAATCAGAGCCGAAAGGGGAGATCCTCGTATGACCGCTTTTACAAAAGAGGAGCAATATACTTTGATGACGCTTTGGAGTATTTTTAAATCACCTTTGATGTTTGGCGGAAATCTGCCAGACAACGATCCTTTCACTCTTTCATTATTAACTAATAAAAATGTGCTAAAGGTTCTAAACGAAAGTACCAATAACAAACCTCTTTTTACCGACAAAAATAAAGCGGCATGGATAGCTGATGAACCCAAAACGGGAGCCAAATATCTGGCAGTTTTCAACACAGCGGATCAAAAATTGATTACTGAAGAAAAAGCGATCTGGAACAGCGGCTTGATTGCCAAGAACTCCTCAACCAAAAGTGTAACGCTTGAAATTGATATTAGAGGTGCAAAAAAACTGTATTTGGTTGTTACTGATGGTGGCGACAAAACCGATTGGGATCATGCTGATTGGATTGAACCAACTTTGTACAATGAAAAAGGAGCTACAAAATTAACCGATTTAAAATGGGTTAAAGCTACTTCGGGATGGCAAAAGGTGAAGATTAATCAAAGCATTTCGGGCAATACATTGACAGTGAATGGAATTAAATACGACAACGGAATTGGAGTACATGCAAATTCGATAATAGAATATGATTTACCGGAAGGTTATACTCGTTTTAAAACAACTGTAGGATTGGACGAGGCGTGTATTGGACAAAATACGGGTGCTACTGTTAAGTTTTTAGTTTTCACAGAAAATCCATCAGGGCCACTACCTCCGGCAAATGAAAAAATAGCCGTTGATTTAAAAAGTATTGGTTTTCCTGATAAATGTGTTATAACCGATTTGTGGTCAGGGAAAGAAGTTGGTGAATTTTCAGGAGAATTTGCGCCCGTTATTAATCGACATGGAGCCGGTTTGTACAAAATTGTCAAAGTATCAAAGTAG
- a CDS encoding sensor histidine kinase — protein MRHLITYMYTEDPKEWQLFSEELKVPMGDGAARVALLSNNVSDETIKKYFRAGRNSEDDLDNLIWLFRNFKDVPFLAKAIGEWEEGDKMIKELLDFGNEINRSESVSNMDTEVKQKILLQLSIISNKLTVNERNFSNTIGEGTRTIKDVLIIINILFILVIISSVSFYHSIMVKRLVASKKEVQIKNDNLIMLNSELDNFVYSVSHDLRSPITSLKGLIELAKLEDDFEKINYYLMLMSQSLNRQDQFIRDIIDYSKNKRIETRVKTVSLSKLIEETISLHNYNRNAEKIVITKDILVDEIQSDSLRLKIIMNNLLSNAIKYVDESKDEMKIAIRTYNLGVFHKIEIEDNGIGIQEEYKDRIFNMFFVVNSNKGSGLGLYIVQETLKKLNGNISVISQNNVGSKFIVTIPNLYLYEN, from the coding sequence GTGAGACATCTTATCACTTATATGTACACCGAAGATCCAAAGGAATGGCAACTATTTAGTGAAGAGTTAAAAGTTCCTATGGGTGATGGAGCTGCCCGTGTTGCCCTTTTGAGTAATAATGTGAGTGATGAAACTATTAAAAAATATTTTAGGGCGGGACGAAACAGCGAGGATGATTTGGATAATCTTATTTGGTTGTTTAGAAATTTTAAGGACGTCCCCTTTTTGGCAAAAGCCATTGGCGAATGGGAAGAGGGAGATAAAATGATTAAAGAATTACTGGATTTTGGAAATGAGATTAATAGATCTGAGTCAGTCTCGAATATGGACACTGAGGTTAAGCAAAAAATACTTTTACAGCTTAGTATTATCAGTAATAAATTAACTGTAAATGAACGAAATTTTTCGAATACTATTGGTGAGGGAACCCGTACGATTAAGGATGTACTGATTATTATAAATATCCTTTTCATTTTGGTTATCATCAGTAGTGTGAGCTTTTATCATTCTATAATGGTCAAAAGGCTGGTTGCATCCAAAAAAGAGGTTCAGATTAAAAATGATAATCTGATTATGCTTAACAGTGAACTCGACAATTTTGTTTATAGTGTTTCGCATGATTTGAGATCACCCATCACATCGCTCAAAGGCTTAATCGAATTGGCAAAATTGGAGGATGATTTTGAGAAGATTAATTATTATCTGATGTTGATGAGTCAAAGTCTGAACAGACAAGACCAATTTATAAGAGATATTATTGATTATTCTAAAAATAAAAGAATAGAAACAAGGGTAAAGACAGTGAGTTTGAGTAAACTGATAGAGGAAACCATCAGTTTGCATAATTATAATAGGAATGCAGAGAAAATAGTTATCACCAAAGATATATTGGTAGATGAAATTCAGAGTGATAGTTTACGCCTGAAAATTATAATGAATAATTTACTGTCAAACGCTATAAAATACGTGGACGAAAGTAAGGATGAAATGAAAATAGCAATCAGAACCTATAATCTTGGAGTGTTCCATAAAATTGAAATCGAAGACAACGGAATTGGTATTCAGGAGGAATATAAAGACCGTATTTTTAATATGTTTTTTGTGGTCAACAGTAATAAAGGTTCCGGTTTGGGACTTTATATAGTTCAGGAAACTTTAAAAAAGCTCAATGGAAACATCTCAGTGATTTCACAAAATAATGTAGGAAGTAAATTCATAGTAACAATACCTAATCTCTATCTATATGAGAACTAA
- a CDS encoding PorP/SprF family type IX secretion system membrane protein yields MKNLLIILLLVNLSIYAQQDAQYTNYMYNTININPAYAGSRGVTSIFGLYRTQWVGMDGAPVTSSASINSPIVNSNLGVGLSFVNDRIGASNETTISADVSYTIRTSFAYKLSFGVKGTANLLDVDYSKLNRYDVNDPKFQNSINSEFSPNIGAGTYFYSDKLYLGLSVPNFLQTDYYDDNDVATSLERMHVYLIGGYVFDLSPNIQFKPAFMCKTVVGSPLQVDLSANFLFSEKFVLGAAWRWDAAASFMAGFQVSQGLYIGYGYDLETTKLNNYNSGSHEVFLRFELFKKQERVASPRFF; encoded by the coding sequence ATGAAAAACCTACTAATTATTTTATTGTTAGTGAATCTATCAATATACGCACAGCAAGACGCCCAATATACCAATTATATGTACAATACGATCAATATCAATCCGGCTTACGCAGGTTCGCGGGGAGTTACAAGTATTTTTGGATTGTACAGAACGCAATGGGTTGGGATGGATGGAGCTCCGGTAACGAGTTCGGCTTCGATCAATAGTCCTATCGTAAATTCAAATTTAGGTGTCGGACTTTCATTTGTCAATGACAGGATAGGAGCCTCAAATGAGACTACTATTTCAGCAGATGTTTCATACACCATTCGAACTTCTTTTGCATATAAATTATCTTTTGGTGTAAAAGGAACGGCTAATTTATTAGATGTTGATTATTCAAAATTAAATCGATATGATGTAAATGATCCCAAATTTCAGAATAGTATCAACAGTGAATTTTCGCCAAATATAGGTGCGGGGACTTATTTCTATTCGGATAAACTTTATTTAGGATTGTCGGTTCCAAATTTTTTACAGACAGATTATTATGATGATAATGATGTTGCCACATCTTTAGAACGCATGCATGTTTATTTGATAGGGGGATATGTTTTTGATTTAAGTCCAAACATTCAGTTCAAACCTGCCTTTATGTGCAAAACGGTGGTGGGTTCTCCATTGCAGGTAGATTTATCTGCCAATTTTTTGTTCAGCGAAAAATTTGTTCTCGGTGCTGCCTGGAGATGGGATGCCGCAGCGAGTTTTATGGCGGGATTTCAAGTTAGTCAAGGATTGTATATTGGATATGGTTATGATTTGGAAACGACCAAATTGAACAATTACAATTCAGGTTCGCACGAAGTATTCCTGCGATTTGAGTTATTCAAAAAACAAGAGAGAGTTGCATCACCTAGATTCTTCTAA
- a CDS encoding OmpA family protein gives MKKTTYIIVFIISMINAYSQKTSLAKGDKKYDQYAYVDAIKTYERIVERGYKSPELLEKLADSYYFKADLPNAAKWYGELYAVNPNLTEEIYHRYAQSLKAIKDYEKADQMMAKFSQLNKEDSRGKLAADQKDYLAIIKKNSGRYIIENLAVNTKYSDFGSSFFGDKIIFASGRTKERIYERICPWTGEGFTNLYMANKSDDGTLSAVELLTNTINSKYNESTAVFTKDGETVYFTRNNFLEKKGQDRDGSVLLKIYRAKLKKGVWTDVTELPFNSDSYSVAHPALSPDEKYLYFASDMPGTLGKSDIFKVAINFNGSFGTPENLGNVINTEGRETFPFVTDDNELYFSSDGHPGLGGLDVFVCKIERGNRFKKVLNVGGTLNSSKDDFGFLINSATKLGYFTSNRDGGAGKDDIYKFREVKKIQYPCDQLLAGKVTDKVSGVALAGSKVSLFNSEYKMLKVVMADKDGKFDFGEVECNSKYYVRTEKEEYITIETPVVIADESGSTFVPLQLEKAIKELKVGDDLAKVLELKPILFDLNKSYIRPDAGLELAKVFDVLQQNPDMKIDIRSHTDSRNSADYNKKLSDRRAKSTMEWLIKNGISKNRLTAKGYGESQLLNKCLDGVKCSEAEHQVNRRSEFIIIKQ, from the coding sequence ATGAAAAAAACTACCTATATCATTGTGTTTATCATTAGTATGATAAATGCATATTCACAAAAAACGAGTTTGGCTAAGGGAGATAAAAAATATGATCAATATGCCTATGTTGATGCCATAAAAACCTACGAAAGAATAGTTGAGAGAGGTTACAAATCTCCTGAACTGCTAGAAAAATTAGCCGATTCCTATTATTTTAAAGCTGATTTGCCTAATGCGGCCAAATGGTATGGTGAACTATATGCTGTCAATCCGAATTTAACAGAGGAAATTTATCATCGTTATGCACAGTCTTTAAAAGCGATTAAAGATTATGAAAAAGCCGATCAAATGATGGCAAAATTCAGTCAATTGAATAAAGAAGACAGTAGAGGTAAATTAGCTGCAGATCAAAAGGATTATTTGGCGATTATAAAGAAAAACTCGGGGAGATATATCATAGAAAATCTCGCCGTTAATACTAAATATTCTGATTTTGGAAGTTCTTTTTTTGGGGATAAAATAATTTTTGCTTCCGGTAGAACCAAAGAAAGGATTTATGAAAGAATTTGTCCTTGGACAGGCGAAGGTTTTACTAATTTATATATGGCTAACAAAAGTGACGATGGAACGCTATCAGCTGTCGAACTGCTTACCAATACTATTAATTCTAAATATAATGAATCGACTGCTGTTTTTACCAAAGACGGTGAAACGGTTTATTTTACCCGAAATAATTTTTTGGAAAAAAAAGGACAAGATAGAGACGGAAGTGTCTTATTGAAAATATACAGAGCAAAACTAAAAAAAGGAGTTTGGACAGATGTTACAGAATTGCCATTTAACAGCGATAGTTACAGTGTAGCACACCCAGCTTTGAGTCCCGATGAAAAGTATTTATATTTTGCATCAGATATGCCGGGAACATTGGGTAAATCGGATATTTTTAAAGTGGCTATTAATTTTAATGGAAGCTTTGGAACACCCGAAAATCTCGGAAATGTAATTAATACTGAGGGAAGAGAAACGTTCCCTTTTGTTACAGATGATAATGAACTTTATTTCTCATCGGATGGACATCCGGGGTTGGGAGGTTTGGATGTATTTGTGTGTAAAATTGAAAGGGGTAATAGGTTTAAAAAAGTTTTAAATGTTGGTGGAACATTAAACAGTTCCAAAGACGATTTTGGTTTCCTGATTAATTCGGCTACAAAGCTGGGCTATTTTACTTCCAACAGAGATGGAGGAGCTGGGAAAGATGATATTTATAAATTCAGAGAAGTAAAAAAAATTCAATATCCCTGCGATCAGTTATTGGCCGGAAAAGTTACCGATAAAGTTTCAGGAGTGGCACTTGCCGGATCAAAGGTTTCTTTATTTAACAGTGAGTATAAAATGCTAAAAGTGGTGATGGCAGATAAAGACGGTAAATTCGATTTTGGGGAGGTTGAGTGTAACTCGAAATATTACGTCAGAACCGAAAAAGAGGAATATATTACTATCGAAACCCCAGTTGTCATTGCAGATGAATCCGGTTCAACGTTTGTTCCATTACAGTTAGAAAAAGCAATAAAGGAATTGAAAGTAGGCGACGATTTAGCCAAAGTATTAGAATTAAAACCTATTTTATTTGATTTGAATAAGTCTTACATACGTCCGGACGCAGGTTTAGAACTTGCCAAAGTTTTTGATGTATTACAGCAAAATCCAGACATGAAAATCGATATTCGATCACATACAGATAGTAGAAACAGTGCTGATTACAACAAAAAACTTTCAGATAGAAGAGCTAAATCAACAATGGAATGGCTGATAAAAAATGGAATTAGCAAAAACCGATTGACGGCAAAAGGATATGGAGAATCACAGTTATTGAATAAATGTTTGGATGGTGTAAAATGTTCGGAAGCTGAACATCAAGTTAACAGAAGAAGTGAATTTATTATCATAAAACAATAG
- a CDS encoding response regulator, giving the protein MRTKPVFLVIDDNQIDQFIMTQLFKKVLNVTEINLANNGKEGIKWICDNRNKIENPLIILLDIQMPIMNGLKFLEEYDTLGDDLKRDTQIFMLSSSLDIDEIQNIRSNKYVADFLSKPISINEFNDRLMCCN; this is encoded by the coding sequence ATGAGAACTAAGCCTGTTTTTTTGGTAATCGATGACAATCAAATCGATCAGTTTATAATGACTCAGTTATTTAAAAAAGTACTTAACGTTACCGAAATTAATCTAGCTAATAATGGTAAAGAAGGAATCAAATGGATTTGTGACAACCGGAATAAAATTGAGAATCCACTAATTATTTTATTAGATATCCAAATGCCGATTATGAATGGATTGAAATTTTTGGAAGAATATGATACTCTGGGTGATGATTTAAAAAGAGATACTCAGATTTTTATGCTCTCCTCTTCATTGGATATTGATGAAATTCAGAATATCAGAAGCAATAAATATGTCGCTGATTTTCTGAGTAAGCCAATTTCGATTAATGAGTTTAACGATAGATTGATGTGTTGTAATTGA
- a CDS encoding family 43 glycosylhydrolase, which yields MSNNSLVLIKRNIFKCIVLVLGLIFFGTANAQPVSKKKMPKSESFNVKTTAYLFAYFIGNKDDEEAIRFAVSNNGYNFRALNNNKPILNSADISSTGGVRDPHILRGADGKTFYMVVTDMVSAKGWDSNRAMTLLKSSDLINWTSSNINSQKRFPGNEDLLRVWAPQTIYDSQKGKYMIYWSMKNGNNPDIIYYAYANKDFTDLETEPKQLFFSPTNGSCIDGDIIFKDGKYHLFFKTEGEGAGIKIAVSDKLTEGYILKDKYVQQTKYPVEGAGVFKLNNSNDYILMYDLYTKGKYQFTRTSDLENFSVIDNAVSMNFHPRHGTIMPITTSELARLESKWGTTKDILSSPEAKEVKKININVDDSKKQVHLPVKQGTNLSSFKPDFTKYAGVSVEPKTPQDFTKGAVKYTVTINGHPAETWSVTASVANNPVLNGLYADPDILYSEKESKYYIYPTSDGFDNWSGTYFKTFSSTDLVNWTDEGIILDLEKDVTWAKKNAWAPCILEKKVGGSYKYYFYFTAGQKIGVAVADSPKGPFVDSGKPLIDKYPTGVTGGQQIDPDVFTDPKTGKNYLYWGNNYMAVAEINDDMISIKEESVKVITPDKSFREGTTVFFRNGKYYFLWSEDDTRSENYKVRYGTSDSPTGKINIPENNLVISKDKEAGIYATGHNSIIQIPGKDEWYIVYHRFNYPNGIAMRRPAGFNREVCIDKMEFDAAGNIVTVKPTHEGIKPLKK from the coding sequence ATGAGCAATAATTCATTAGTATTGATAAAAAGGAACATTTTCAAGTGTATAGTTTTGGTTTTAGGACTGATATTTTTTGGCACAGCCAATGCTCAACCTGTTTCGAAGAAGAAAATGCCCAAGTCTGAGAGTTTCAATGTAAAAACAACAGCCTATTTATTTGCATATTTTATAGGAAACAAAGATGACGAAGAAGCGATTCGTTTTGCGGTTAGCAACAATGGATACAATTTCAGGGCATTAAATAACAATAAACCCATTCTTAATTCTGCAGATATCAGTTCTACTGGTGGCGTGAGAGATCCCCATATTTTACGTGGAGCCGATGGGAAAACATTCTACATGGTGGTAACCGATATGGTTTCGGCCAAGGGCTGGGATTCCAACAGAGCGATGACTTTATTGAAATCTTCGGATTTAATCAATTGGACATCGAGCAATATAAACAGTCAAAAAAGATTTCCCGGAAATGAGGATTTACTTCGTGTTTGGGCACCACAAACTATTTATGATTCCCAAAAAGGAAAGTATATGATTTATTGGTCAATGAAAAATGGCAATAATCCTGATATTATTTATTACGCTTACGCTAATAAAGATTTCACCGACTTGGAAACTGAACCCAAACAATTGTTTTTCAGTCCAACAAATGGTTCCTGTATTGATGGTGATATCATTTTTAAAGATGGAAAATACCATCTTTTCTTCAAAACAGAAGGAGAAGGAGCCGGTATAAAAATAGCTGTTTCCGACAAACTGACGGAAGGTTATATTCTGAAAGATAAATATGTGCAGCAAACGAAATATCCGGTGGAAGGAGCTGGGGTTTTCAAACTGAATAATTCTAATGACTACATTCTGATGTATGATCTTTACACAAAAGGGAAATATCAGTTTACCAGAACGAGTGATTTAGAGAATTTCTCGGTTATTGATAATGCTGTTTCAATGAATTTTCATCCGCGACACGGAACGATTATGCCAATAACGACAAGTGAATTGGCTCGATTGGAAAGCAAATGGGGAACTACAAAAGATATTTTGAGTTCGCCTGAAGCCAAAGAAGTGAAAAAAATCAATATCAATGTCGATGATAGTAAAAAACAAGTTCATTTGCCAGTAAAACAAGGAACCAATCTTTCCTCATTTAAGCCTGATTTTACTAAATATGCGGGAGTGAGTGTTGAACCAAAAACGCCACAGGATTTTACAAAAGGGGCTGTAAAGTACACGGTTACAATAAATGGTCATCCTGCCGAAACTTGGTCTGTTACCGCATCGGTGGCAAATAATCCGGTTTTGAATGGTCTTTATGCAGACCCAGATATTCTGTATTCTGAAAAAGAATCCAAATACTATATTTACCCAACCAGTGATGGATTTGACAACTGGTCTGGGACTTATTTTAAAACATTTTCTTCGACTGATTTGGTAAATTGGACTGATGAAGGAATTATTCTTGACCTTGAAAAGGATGTGACATGGGCGAAGAAAAATGCTTGGGCTCCTTGTATTTTGGAGAAAAAAGTGGGAGGTAGTTACAAATATTACTTTTATTTCACTGCCGGACAAAAAATAGGCGTAGCTGTTGCCGACAGTCCGAAAGGACCTTTTGTAGATTCGGGAAAACCATTGATAGACAAATATCCTACCGGAGTTACAGGCGGTCAGCAAATAGATCCAGACGTGTTCACCGATCCAAAAACGGGAAAAAATTATTTGTATTGGGGTAATAATTATATGGCTGTCGCCGAAATTAATGACGATATGATTTCCATCAAAGAGGAATCGGTGAAGGTAATTACTCCGGATAAATCTTTCCGTGAAGGAACAACAGTGTTTTTTAGAAATGGAAAATATTATTTTTTATGGTCTGAAGATGACACCCGAAGTGAGAATTACAAAGTACGCTACGGAACTTCAGATTCTCCAACAGGAAAAATCAATATCCCGGAAAATAATTTAGTTATATCCAAAGATAAAGAAGCAGGAATCTACGCAACAGGACATAATTCGATTATTCAGATTCCGGGCAAAGACGAATGGTATATTGTTTATCACCGCTTCAATTACCCTAATGGAATTGCCATGAGAAGACCGGCAGGATTCAATCGAGAAGTTTGTATCGATAAAATGGAGTTTGATGCTGCCGGAAATATTGTAACGGTGAAACCTACTCACGAGGGAATTAAACCTTTGAAAAAATAA